TTACCCATAGAACCAGAAGAtgattcatttttcttcgattttttggaattctCTGattcaatcttttcaaattcctTCTCCGCATTAATTCCCAAAAGCTTCAATACTACCAAATACTGAATTAGTCTTGTCTTCACATGTTGTAATCCGTAATGGTCACTATCTAATTGCTTCTTAGCGAattctaaatcaatatccTTGTTAGATTTGAACCTTGTAACATACCTATCCCAAGGAATGTCAGCCAcaatttccaaataattACGAATTACATGAAAATCTGAGTTCCCCGGTGGAGATGActtaattcttttgaagTCCTTGACAATAAGTCTTTTTGTATCGGATGACAAAGTGCTAATATTTGGCAATTTGCCTTTAATGAAACTAGTAATAGCTTTTAattcatcctcatcatcatcatcatcctcatcatcatcgtaTTCATCGTTACTTTCGTTTCCATCATCACTCATTGGCAGCTTAGCAGGCTTGTTGTTGTTACCACGACGTACTAGCTGGCGGGGCGGACTTTGATTTGTTTTAATATCCTTGTCAGGCTTATTAGTCATTCCTTCTAAAATTAATCTAATCGATTTTAGCTGACTTGCAACCACATTAGCTCTTTGAATATTTGTTGCTTCATTATAGAACCAGtgattaataattttattattcttcttcaaattataaaatactTGAATCATAGATTCAAGCATTCGATTAACTTCGTTAATTCTATCGATAGAATTAAACTTGTTCAACAACTTTAATTTCTCGTGGTTTGGAAATGGGATAATTGCACAGgttaaatcaattaaccTTAAGAATGTCTTATTGTCGATTTTAGTATTcgatgatgaattaaaagtcccaaataatttttgtaaACTAATGTAAGCTTTTGTAAAATCTTTTGAAGCGGCTAAGTGTAAATAAAGCGAGTTGGCCAAAGGATTTAAAGTCAATAAATCACCCTTCTGTTTTAAATCTTTGGATTGCTTCCCTTTCTTTGCCAATGATGCCGCTACCGTTAATGCCTGGCGATAATCAACGATAAATCCATCAATAGATCTAAACAACTTTAAGACTTTAGAATTCAAGACATCATACTTGCTGGCTACGTCATCAATATTAGAATTCCAGTCAATATCTATCAAAACTTCATTTGTTTGAGTTGGTTTAACCTTGTTGTGTTTTATACCTCTAGTTAACGCTTGCAAAGTTAGCTTAATGTTACTGGTGTCGTCAACCATACCAATAACCCTTGCAATAGTAACTATATTCtcatattcatcatcagatgAAGTTTGTGGTTCCTTTATCTTTTCCAAGTTTGGATTTATTGCTAACACTAACCAGTCAAATTCACTCTGCGGCTCCGCTTCGACTTTACTCGAATCATCATTCTTACCCTTGAACTGTTGTTCATATTGATAGAACTGCTTGATCCCGGTTACTGCATCCAGTGAAATTGGGGGTGGCATATATTTAGATTCAACGTCGTCTTTCTCCTCTTGCTTACTATCGAAATCATATTCATTGAGTAGGTTAGTTATCAACGATACATTTGAAACCTGACTCTTGAACCGTGATAATAACGTAGCTGCCTTGAATCTGGAAAATGTGACATTATAAATTATCCCCGGCAATAATACTAAATTAGAGTCCAATTTATAAGTTGGTAAGACAACTTGTTGCTTAGGATCTGTGTGATTTTGTTGGTTAGGTTTGTATCTGGccatattaattatattctaATTATCTTACTTGTAGGTatttaaaaagaagataacTTGCCACCCATATATAATTGGCTCATATGATTATGAG
This is a stretch of genomic DNA from Debaryomyces hansenii CBS767 chromosome G complete sequence. It encodes these proteins:
- a CDS encoding DEHA2G01892p (similar to CA5020|IPF7556 Candida albicans IPF7556), whose amino-acid sequence is MARYKPNQQNHTDPKQQVVLPTYKLDSNLVLLPGIIYNVTFSRFKAATLLSRFKSQVSNVSLITNLLNEYDFDSKQEEKDDVESKYMPPPISSDAVTGIKQFYQYEQQFKGKNDDSSKVEAEPQSEFDWLVLAINPNLEKIKEPQTSSDDEYENIVTIARVIGMVDDTSNIKLTLQALTRGIKHNKVKPTQTNEVLIDIDWNSNIDDVASKYDVLNSKVLKLFRSIDGFIVDYRQALTVAASLAKKGKQSKDLKQKGDLLTLNPLANSLYLHLAASKDFTKAYISLQKLFGTFNSSSNTKIDNKTFLRLIDLTCAIIPFPNHEKLKLLNKFNSIDRINEVNRMLESMIQVFYNLKKNNKIINHWFYNEATNIQRANVVASQLKSIRLILEGMTNKPDKDIKTNQSPPRQLVRRGNNNKPAKSPMSDDGNESNDEYDDDEDDDDDEDELKAITSFIKGKLPNISTLSSDTKRLIVKDFKRIKSSPPGNSDFHVIRNYLEIVADIPWDRYVTRFKSNKDIDLEFAKKQLDSDHYGLQHVKTRLIQYLVVLKLLGINAEKEFEKIESENSKKSKKNESSSGSMGKNDKQRSEKTFTRSDDSIVIANNDETSIAHETARNKNKKSKSLTTIEKSSLNKSLMVSKNNKSPIIMLVGPPGTGKTSLAKSIAKSLGRNFQRVSLGGIKDESEIRGHRRTYVGAMPGVIIQSLRKSRSMNPVILLDEIDKIIGGNNGVNKFNGDPSAALLEVLDPEQNTSFIDHYLGFPVDLSQVMFICTANEASNLSRPLLDRLEMIEVGAYDYDEKLVIGERYLLPRQIKRNGIPNADLIDVDKSVMQKVILDYTREAGVRNFERSLGRICRFKAVEYSQSLEKLSEYQPKVEIEDLPKYLGLPFANLSTELFESPIESAKCGVVNGLSYNSDGSGSVLVFESIGFNHEGKSGSSSLNMTGRLGDVLMESAKIGLTFIKSIIYKNLLNLSDRNLSENLIDKINNMEIHLHVPSGSIQKDGPSAGITVALSFLSLILEKPVPLDVAMTGEITLRGLVLPIGGIKEKILGAHLNGIKRVIVPRENRKDLIEEYCRSTNDFNQLNDLLLDNENKYNFKRCEPEKFWFDKYGITIHYAREFWDVIKAVWGDALLVKVEQARMVEYHL